In Ipomoea triloba cultivar NCNSP0323 chromosome 7, ASM357664v1, a single genomic region encodes these proteins:
- the LOC116025749 gene encoding uncharacterized protein At4g13200, chloroplastic, producing the protein MSSLCPTYSSLVYSYPRTHSRFHLPQQRCYVAPRTSPRHLLPSMNLRSRRLTLRCCSSVSPGGPGPGENESKTILDAFFLGKAIGEALSERVESTVGEFLSTIGRLQAEQQKQVQEFQEEVLDRAKKAKEKAARESMESQGLIAPNTTTVNGTSFGTTSPNPPNVQDFNREPDPTDTDILFGISNED; encoded by the exons ATGAGCTCACTATGTCCGACGTATTCCTCCTTAGTTTATTCGTATCCTCGTACTCATTCGAGATTTCATCTCCCACAGCAACGTTGTTATGTCGCCCCACGCACGTCACCCCGCCATCTTCTCCCTTCCATGAATCTCCGGTCCCGGAGATTGACGCTCAGATGCTGTAGCAGTGTGAGTCCCGGTGGCCCTGGTCCTG GTGAGAATGAGAGTAAAACCATTCTGGATGCTTTCTTCTTGGGGAAGGCTATAGGGGAAGCTCTTAGTGAGCGTGTAGAATCTACAGTGGGGGAATTTTTAAGTACAATTGGGAGGTTGCAAGCTGAACAACAGAAGCAGGTGCAGGAATTCCAG GAAGAGGTTTTGGATAGGGCTAAAAAGGCCAAGGAAAAAGCAGCAAGGGAATCAATGGAATCACAAGGTCTTATTGCACCAAATACCACCACTGTTAATGGTACAAGTTTTGGTACTACATCACCCAATCCTCCAAATGTCCAGGATTTCAATAGGGAACCAGATCCAACAGACACAGACATTCTGTTTGGCATATCCAATGAAGACTAA